From Nguyenibacter vanlangensis, one genomic window encodes:
- a CDS encoding N-6 DNA methylase — protein sequence MRNSRCPEFYAVPATDAVGAIRSSARSFEESLPPAQRKRLGQFFTGLPLGALLAHLALDPGARTVIDPMAGHGDLLDAAALTAQARGARLSRLHGIELDSETAAFCGRRMAALQADEAAESSHILTGSAFDPAAIAALDTPGYDLVITNPPYVRYQSQNGNGAGVGDVRRGLSAIVDARMIGGERALWQALVDGYSGLADLSIPAWLLSALLTRPGGRLALVVPATWRSRDYADVVRYLLLRSFRLEYIVADTQPGWFSDALVRTHLVIARRLSWDEAQAPVSGRSLLPATWLQVAPAAAGGESLVGGAFPGSEPERDFAAWAGAANGDVPGIERRPFALDEEWCTLEQRLARKGWFQKAENRRDALPLFSAGDARPAAIPEGLRDMLPPGAAPAHLQTLEQAGIRVSQGLRSGCNRFFYVAMAGDEEGETVIVETSDSFENMQVRVPVAALRHVLHRQADMQAFADGRVPATRALDLSDWVLPEDQPLVAEAAEAYRKRRVSPPRVMPPELASFVRLAARTAPDPKKPAQFIPDLTAVRTNVRRPANGRDVPRFWYMLPAFTARHLPAIFTPRINHGTPAVALNTQPPVLIDANFSTLWAEQRRWTAYALYALFHSSWCRAAMEAAGTPLGGGALKLEATHIRQVPIPVLSDRDCERLAALGQQLAAGVPSALHQIDMFILAASLPGMNENDLKKVARHIDSRLEAACAARQRTVHDS from the coding sequence ATGCGCAACAGCCGCTGCCCGGAGTTCTATGCAGTGCCGGCGACTGACGCAGTCGGCGCGATCAGGTCCTCGGCGCGGTCCTTTGAGGAAAGCCTGCCGCCGGCTCAGCGCAAACGGCTGGGGCAGTTCTTTACTGGGTTGCCGTTGGGGGCGCTTCTCGCGCACCTAGCGCTCGACCCCGGCGCGCGCACGGTGATCGATCCGATGGCCGGGCACGGCGACCTCCTTGATGCGGCAGCATTGACGGCGCAGGCGCGGGGAGCTCGGCTCAGCCGACTGCACGGAATAGAGCTTGATTCCGAAACAGCCGCCTTCTGCGGTCGCAGGATGGCGGCTTTGCAGGCGGACGAAGCTGCGGAGAGCAGCCATATTCTCACGGGAAGTGCTTTTGACCCCGCCGCCATCGCGGCGCTAGATACCCCCGGCTACGATCTCGTCATCACCAATCCCCCTTATGTGAGATACCAATCGCAAAACGGGAACGGTGCCGGTGTCGGTGACGTGCGCCGGGGCCTGTCCGCGATTGTTGATGCGCGCATGATCGGCGGCGAGCGCGCGCTCTGGCAGGCACTGGTTGACGGCTATTCGGGCCTTGCCGATCTTTCCATACCGGCCTGGCTCCTGTCCGCCCTGTTGACACGGCCGGGCGGTCGCCTGGCCCTTGTCGTTCCCGCCACCTGGCGTTCGCGCGACTATGCCGATGTTGTGCGCTACCTGCTGCTGCGCTCGTTTCGCCTTGAGTACATTGTCGCGGATACACAACCCGGCTGGTTTTCCGATGCGCTGGTGCGCACGCATCTTGTGATCGCGCGGCGGCTTTCTTGGGACGAGGCGCAAGCGCCCGTGTCAGGCCGGTCGCTTTTGCCGGCAACCTGGCTGCAAGTTGCACCGGCGGCTGCGGGCGGAGAGTCGCTTGTGGGCGGTGCCTTTCCCGGTTCGGAACCGGAGCGGGATTTTGCGGCATGGGCGGGCGCGGCAAACGGGGACGTGCCGGGCATTGAGCGCCGTCCCTTTGCGCTGGATGAGGAATGGTGCACACTGGAGCAACGCCTTGCACGCAAGGGCTGGTTCCAAAAGGCCGAAAACAGGCGCGATGCCCTGCCGCTATTTTCCGCCGGGGACGCAAGGCCGGCGGCGATACCGGAAGGATTGCGGGACATGCTGCCGCCCGGCGCGGCGCCGGCGCACCTCCAGACGCTCGAACAGGCGGGTATCCGGGTCAGCCAGGGCTTGCGTTCGGGCTGTAACCGGTTTTTCTATGTGGCAATGGCCGGTGACGAAGAGGGTGAGACCGTCATCGTCGAAACATCGGACAGCTTTGAGAACATGCAGGTTCGCGTTCCCGTGGCGGCGCTGCGCCACGTTCTTCATCGTCAGGCGGATATGCAAGCCTTTGCGGACGGGCGCGTTCCGGCCACGCGAGCACTTGATTTGTCTGATTGGGTTCTGCCGGAAGACCAGCCGCTCGTCGCAGAAGCGGCGGAGGCCTATCGTAAGCGGCGCGTGTCTCCGCCCCGCGTTATGCCTCCCGAGCTCGCGTCGTTCGTGCGGCTGGCAGCCCGGACTGCGCCGGACCCGAAAAAGCCGGCCCAATTCATTCCCGATCTCACGGCCGTGCGCACCAATGTCCGCCGGCCCGCGAACGGCCGCGACGTGCCGCGCTTTTGGTACATGCTGCCGGCCTTCACCGCGCGCCACCTGCCTGCGATTTTTACGCCGCGCATCAATCACGGCACACCGGCCGTCGCGCTGAACACGCAGCCGCCGGTCCTGATTGATGCCAACTTCTCAACGCTGTGGGCGGAGCAAAGGCGGTGGACAGCGTATGCGCTCTACGCCCTGTTCCACAGCAGCTGGTGCCGGGCGGCGATGGAAGCCGCCGGCACCCCGCTTGGCGGCGGCGCGCTCAAACTCGAAGCGACGCACATACGTCAGGTACCGATTCCCGTTTTGTCGGACCGCGACTGCGAGAGACTTGCCGCGCTCGGACAGCAGCTGGCTGCGGGCGTGCCGTCAGCCCTGCACCAGATCGACATGTTCATCCTGGCCGCTTCGTTGCCCGGTATGAACGAAAACGACCTCAAGAAAGTAGCGCGCCATATCGACTCTCGCCTTGAGGCCGCGTGCGCTGCCCGCCAAAGGACCGTCCATGACAGCTGA
- a CDS encoding DNA methyltransferase, with protein MKQMKMPGENEQMLHTANRPRKAAPAMPAKSLDALYRQPLAAKRTGALYGAFPYPTKISPEAIALYIAAHTKPGDTVFDGFGGSGTTGLAALLCERPTEELRAEAIRLGLDVQWGARNAVLYELGALGSFVGRTLTNPPDPAAFRKAAEDVLAAGESEDGWMYEARDPSGAKGSLRHLIWSDELRCPGCRSSVTLWDACVSLDPAEISSTFSCPKCRHEAPMDDVQRVTVQEQDDVLGEQRALRGRAMARVYGSTGKKRWSRPATAADLTLIKKIEAEPIPSCVPQALIPWGDLYRKGYHQGITHVHHFYTRRNLIIFARMWERVESYRGALREGLRFWLLSYNAAHGTIMTRVVAKSGQKDLVVTSAQPGVLYVSGLPVEKNFFAGLRRKLTTIAQAFETIHGGSGKVEVVHGSSCAVALPSGSIDYVFTDPPFGANIPYAELSYINEAWLKTFTDRTDEAIVSPDQGKAIDEYRDLLTQSFSEARRILKPSGKATMVFHSASAEVWNALQRAYQDAGFDVEYAGVLDKKQGSFKQVTTEGAVRGDPVLLLGPRRKAEARIESKTGADECVWTVATALHRAATAAHDPAEATAQRLYSRLVTHFLSHHQQVPLDADVFYRWYAQQPLPGVLCSAGD; from the coding sequence ATGAAACAAATGAAAATGCCGGGGGAAAACGAACAGATGCTTCACACAGCAAACAGGCCACGCAAGGCAGCGCCGGCGATGCCCGCCAAATCTCTGGATGCCCTCTACCGCCAGCCACTGGCGGCAAAGCGCACCGGTGCCCTGTACGGGGCCTTTCCCTACCCGACAAAGATTTCCCCGGAGGCGATTGCCCTATATATCGCCGCCCATACCAAACCCGGCGACACCGTGTTTGACGGGTTCGGGGGCAGCGGGACGACCGGCCTCGCCGCGCTGCTTTGTGAACGGCCAACCGAGGAATTGCGCGCCGAAGCGATCCGCCTTGGTCTTGACGTGCAGTGGGGTGCCCGCAATGCCGTTCTCTATGAGCTAGGCGCGCTCGGCTCGTTTGTCGGCCGGACCCTGACCAATCCGCCCGATCCTGCCGCGTTCAGGAAGGCCGCCGAAGATGTCCTGGCGGCCGGGGAGAGCGAAGACGGCTGGATGTATGAAGCGCGCGATCCCTCCGGCGCGAAAGGCTCCCTTCGTCACCTGATCTGGAGCGATGAGCTGCGCTGCCCCGGTTGCCGCAGCTCTGTCACGTTGTGGGATGCGTGCGTTTCGCTCGATCCGGCGGAGATTTCCTCCACCTTCTCCTGCCCGAAATGCCGCCATGAAGCGCCGATGGATGATGTGCAACGGGTGACGGTGCAGGAACAGGATGATGTGCTGGGCGAGCAGCGCGCATTGCGCGGACGCGCGATGGCCCGCGTCTATGGTTCGACCGGAAAAAAACGCTGGTCGCGCCCGGCCACGGCCGCCGACCTGACGCTTATCAAGAAGATTGAGGCGGAGCCGATCCCGTCGTGCGTCCCGCAGGCGTTGATCCCCTGGGGCGATCTTTACCGAAAAGGCTACCACCAGGGCATTACGCACGTTCATCACTTCTACACGCGGCGCAATCTCATCATCTTTGCCCGCATGTGGGAGCGTGTGGAATCGTATCGCGGCGCGCTCCGCGAAGGGCTGCGCTTCTGGCTGCTCAGCTATAACGCGGCGCACGGCACGATCATGACGCGCGTCGTGGCGAAGTCCGGCCAGAAAGACCTGGTCGTCACCAGCGCCCAACCCGGCGTGCTCTATGTCAGCGGCCTTCCGGTCGAAAAGAACTTTTTTGCAGGATTGCGGCGCAAGCTGACAACAATTGCGCAGGCGTTTGAGACAATCCACGGCGGCAGCGGCAAGGTCGAAGTCGTCCACGGATCTAGCTGCGCTGTCGCGCTGCCGTCCGGCAGTATCGACTATGTATTCACGGACCCGCCCTTCGGAGCCAACATACCCTATGCCGAACTCAGTTATATAAACGAGGCTTGGCTCAAGACCTTCACCGACCGCACAGATGAAGCCATCGTTAGCCCAGACCAAGGCAAGGCCATTGACGAGTACCGGGACCTGCTGACCCAGTCGTTCAGCGAGGCCCGCCGGATATTGAAGCCGTCCGGCAAAGCCACGATGGTGTTTCATTCCGCATCCGCCGAAGTCTGGAACGCCTTGCAGCGCGCCTACCAGGATGCGGGCTTTGACGTGGAGTATGCGGGGGTTCTCGACAAGAAGCAGGGCAGCTTCAAACAGGTCACAACGGAAGGAGCCGTGCGCGGCGATCCCGTGCTCCTGTTGGGGCCCCGTCGTAAGGCCGAGGCCCGGATCGAAAGCAAGACCGGTGCGGACGAATGTGTATGGACGGTCGCAACGGCCCTTCACCGCGCGGCGACCGCCGCGCATGATCCGGCCGAAGCGACGGCGCAGAGGCTTTACTCCCGCCTCGTGACGCATTTCCTCAGCCATCATCAGCAAGTCCCGCTCGATGCGGACGTCTTCTATCGCTGGTATGCGCAACAGCCGCTGCCCGGAGTTCTATGCAGTGCCGGCGACTGA
- a CDS encoding ribbon-helix-helix protein, CopG family, whose amino-acid sequence MSDRSKKLGPRVTVSVTPGDYDTLNTLAEKDDVSVSWVVRRAIHEYLRRHQQPARAVRRPALDKRAAAPERT is encoded by the coding sequence ATGAGTGATCGATCAAAAAAGCTCGGCCCCCGTGTCACCGTCAGCGTCACGCCCGGAGACTACGACACGCTGAACACGCTCGCCGAAAAGGACGACGTATCCGTGTCCTGGGTCGTGCGGCGTGCCATCCATGAATATTTGCGGCGACACCAGCAGCCCGCACGGGCTGTGCGGCGGCCGGCTCTGGACAAGCGGGCAGCGGCACCGGAGCGGACATGA